From one Halosimplex rubrum genomic stretch:
- a CDS encoding methyl-accepting chemotaxis protein yields the protein MTERSQESILRRLRDRVGGGSDEPRAEPDGGATLEGDGDGSLGRRYDPDLDALDEVYGGTGPTAVGHRHVRDLFEVDGDAVDELVGEYRTAGIDARSFGESQRVVTDALVDAVFDRLRADLDGDAAAAVDDAREELRDGLDRATDVFAAGAGAYERRAAEGADATESGSDPGPAPDGAPGADSLDYHDVLHHVGTPLFVLDAEGEILTWNAQLERLTGVPEAEAQSMEMASVAFYPDGRRGKTLADKVIDAPERTDEVYDVPRVDEASFTLYRDTSVMQDQHGEEVHISFSAAPIYEDGELIAVVEMVQDRTADVLRHERTSDLVGELEETMRAIQDGNLDARASFDNAEGHVDASLLNVVDELNEMASALADLIERVDGNAGDLAAATDESAAAADEIESAVTEQNRILAEAAEDVQDVSATMEEIAATSNQVSAAADRARDSVEAGERAGETARAVTDDLTDSSDDLVDSVTELEQRMDEVNEVIEIIADVAEQTNMLALNANIEAARAGESGEGFAVVADEVKTLAAETGEYADEISRTVAEIQSQATETVESVRASNAQIREAERGIAEALDALDEIADAVDETADGIEEVADANDSQADAIEGVTTTIEEARSHAEDAEAAARRIVETTDSQTRSVRELVDSVDRLHSADDRR from the coding sequence GCGGAGCGACGCTCGAGGGCGACGGAGACGGGTCGCTCGGACGGCGATACGACCCCGACCTCGACGCCCTCGACGAGGTGTACGGCGGGACCGGACCGACCGCGGTCGGCCACCGTCACGTCCGCGACCTCTTCGAGGTGGATGGCGACGCCGTCGACGAACTCGTCGGCGAGTACCGGACCGCCGGTATCGACGCGCGGTCGTTCGGGGAGAGCCAGCGCGTCGTGACGGACGCGCTCGTCGACGCCGTCTTCGACCGGCTCCGGGCGGACCTCGACGGGGACGCGGCGGCCGCCGTCGACGACGCCCGCGAGGAACTGCGGGACGGCCTCGACCGGGCGACGGACGTGTTCGCCGCCGGTGCCGGGGCCTACGAGCGGCGGGCGGCGGAGGGAGCCGACGCGACCGAGTCGGGGTCGGATCCGGGCCCCGCGCCCGACGGGGCGCCCGGCGCGGACTCGCTGGACTACCACGACGTGCTCCACCACGTCGGGACGCCGCTCTTTGTCCTCGACGCCGAGGGGGAGATCCTGACGTGGAACGCCCAGCTCGAACGGTTGACCGGCGTGCCCGAGGCCGAGGCCCAGTCGATGGAGATGGCGAGCGTGGCCTTCTACCCGGACGGTCGACGGGGGAAGACGCTGGCCGACAAGGTGATCGACGCGCCCGAGCGGACCGACGAGGTCTACGACGTGCCGAGGGTCGACGAGGCCTCCTTTACCCTCTACCGGGACACGAGCGTGATGCAGGACCAGCACGGCGAGGAGGTCCACATCTCCTTCTCGGCGGCGCCGATCTACGAGGACGGCGAGCTGATCGCGGTCGTGGAGATGGTCCAGGACCGCACCGCCGACGTGCTCCGCCACGAGCGCACCTCCGATCTGGTGGGCGAGCTGGAGGAGACGATGCGGGCCATCCAGGACGGGAACCTGGACGCCCGCGCGTCGTTCGACAACGCCGAGGGTCACGTCGACGCGTCGCTGCTGAACGTCGTCGACGAGCTCAACGAGATGGCGAGCGCGCTCGCGGACCTGATCGAGCGGGTCGACGGCAACGCCGGGGACCTGGCGGCGGCCACCGACGAGTCCGCCGCCGCGGCCGACGAGATCGAGTCGGCCGTCACCGAGCAGAACCGGATCCTCGCCGAGGCGGCCGAGGACGTGCAGGACGTCAGCGCGACGATGGAGGAGATCGCGGCCACCTCCAACCAGGTGTCGGCGGCCGCCGACCGCGCCCGCGACTCCGTCGAGGCGGGCGAGCGGGCCGGCGAGACGGCCAGGGCCGTCACGGACGACCTCACCGACAGCAGCGACGATCTGGTCGACAGCGTCACCGAGCTCGAACAGCGCATGGACGAGGTCAACGAGGTCATCGAGATCATCGCCGACGTGGCCGAACAGACGAACATGCTCGCCCTGAACGCCAACATCGAGGCGGCTCGGGCCGGCGAGTCCGGCGAGGGCTTCGCCGTCGTCGCCGACGAGGTGAAGACGCTCGCCGCCGAGACGGGCGAGTACGCCGACGAGATCTCCCGCACCGTCGCGGAGATCCAGTCCCAGGCGACCGAGACCGTCGAGAGCGTCCGGGCGTCGAACGCCCAGATCCGGGAAGCCGAACGGGGGATCGCCGAGGCGCTCGACGCGCTCGACGAGATCGCCGACGCCGTCGACGAGACCGCCGACGGCATCGAGGAGGTCGCCGACGCCAACGACAGCCAGGCCGACGCCATCGAGGGCGTCACGACCACCATCGAGGAGGCCCGCAGCCACGCCGAGGACGCCGAGGCCGCGGCCCGCCGCATCGTCGAGACGACCGACTCCCAGACCCGGTCGGTCCGGGAACTCGTCGACAGCGTCGACCGGCTCCACAGCGCCGACGACCGCCGCTGA